The genomic region AAAGGAAGCGTTTAAATTATTCTGATTTAGCTTCAGCAGTTGCTTCGCTTCCTTCAGATCCTTCAGCTCCTTCTTCGCCTTCTTCACCCTCGATTTCCTCTGAATCCACAGTTGCAACAATAGCAGCTCTTGCTCTGGCAACACCTACAACAGGTGTACTGGCAGGATCAATCATCTCAACATTGGGGATATCAATGTCCCTAACTTTCAACGTGTCTCCCAATTCCAAACTAGTAATGTCAATCTCAATATTATCAGGAAGATCAGCAACTTTGCCTTTCAGACGGATAATACGAAGCTTTTTGAAGACCTTACCACCTTCGCGAGCACCAGCTGGAGTACCAACAAAGCTCATTGGATAGTTAGCTTTCACAACCATGTCTTTTGTAACTTCCATGAGGTCAATATGAGTTGGCTCATCTGAAAGTGGATGATAGGTTGTGTCTTTAACAATTGCTGTATATTTTTTATCATCTATTGTTAAATCCAATAGAAAAACTTCTTTTGTATATAGAACTTTTTTAATGTCATTGATGAAAAAATAGACATTAACATTTTCTTTTCCCCCATAAAGAACTCCGGGGACAAATCCCTCTGCTCTTAGCTGATTTAAAGCCCCTTTCGTTGACTTTTCTCTGATTTTCCCAAACAGCTCGAATTGTTTCATTGTATTCTAATTTAAAATTTTATTTCTTTTTGAAATGAATCGGGCATATCGAACAGCGAACTGATCGATTCATGCTCGTAAACGTTATGTATGCCGCGTGCAAATAAGCTGGCAACAGACAATACAGTAATCTTTTCACTTGATCTGGCAAGAGGTATCGTATCGCAAACAACGATTTCCTCCATCTGTGATTTTTCAAGTCTTTCTAGTGCATTAGCTGAAAAAACAGGATGAGTTGCGAAAGCACGAACACTTTTGGCTCCTGCTTTTAGCATTACTTCTGCTGCTTTAATCAAAGTGTTTCCCGTATCAATGATATCATCAACAATGACAACATTTTTACCTTCCACATTACCTATTACTCTGATCTCTTCAACTTCGTTGGCTTTTTTTCGGTGCTTGTCAGAAATTACAATTTCTGAATTCAATTTGCTGGCAAATTCTCGGGCTCTTTTTGTACCACCAATATCAGGAGAGGCAATCACTAAATTGTCCAGATTAAGATGTTTGATGTAAGGAACAAAAATGACAGAAGAATCGAGATGGACAACTGGAATAGGGAAGAATCCCTGAATCTGGGCAGCATGAAGATCCATTGCAATAACCCTGCTGGCTCCAGCAGTATAAATTAAATCTGCAATTAATTTAGCACCAATCGAAACCCTGGGCTTGTCTTTTCTGTCCTGACGGGCATAGCCATAATAAGGAATAACAACATTGATATAATGCGCAGATGCTCTTTTTGCAGCATCTATCATTAGCAATAGCTCAAATAAATTATCGGTAGGAGCAAATGTGGATTGAATCAAAAATACATCACAACCCCGAATTGATTCATTAAAACTAGGCTGGATTTCACCATCTTTGAACTTCAAGACACTAACATCCCCTAACTCGGTTCCAAAGCTATCAGCAATTTTATTAGCAAGCTCTTTACTTGCAGTACCTGAGAAAATCTTTATCGGGTTAAATTTAGCTGGCATTTGTAATTATATTTGTTATTTCCCTGAACTCACTACTTTTTACGAGTTGCAAAAATAAAAAAGATTATCCAATAAAGATAATGGGCTGAATAATTAATTATCAATGAGGTAGAAAGGAATTTGTCGGTTATTGCATAGGACATGGAATTTGCTGTTAAGGAGAAGAAATTTTACGAATTAATAGCTTTAAGTAGAGAGATGCCGATCTAATTTGTTTATGGCAGAAGATTTGAAGTTTATTGATCTTTCGTATTTGACTAAATTTGTATTATAATATAGCCCATGTGCAAACAACTGATATTCATAGTCGTATTACTTTTAGCCCTAAACACAGCCAAGGCAGCTTATATTTTTATTCCCATGGATGAAAAGCAAACAGATCATCTGAAAGCTTATGGGATGACTTATTGGGTGATCAGTACCGGGATTCCGGCTGATTGGTTATTGAACTACCGCGGTGGAAGTTTTGTGTTTCCTTTTACAGGCATATTTGAGAAAGAATGCCGTTTACGTGCAATATCTTATGAAGTGATTGCAGATGTCCAATATCAAAAAATAAAAAATGACATTGCTCATCCGGAAGTAAATCAGGAGGTCGTTAAATTAGAAAAAGCACCAAAAATTGCAGTTTATTCTCCCAAAACAAATCAGCCCTGGGATGATGCAGTAACCCTGGTATTAACATATGCTGAAATCCCCTATGATGTAATTTATGATGATGAAATGCTTCAGAATAAACTTCATTTATATGATTGGTTGCATCTTCACCACGAAGATTTTACCGGACAAAGTGGAAAGTTTTGGGCGAGTCACCGACACCAGCCTTGGTATATTGAGGAACAAAAAGAGAATAAAGAAATAGCTGAACGATGGGGTTATAGTAAAATCTCGCAGTTGAAATTAGCCGTGGCAAAAAAAATCCAGGAATATGTAATAGGAGGAGGCTACTTGTTTGCCATGTGTGCTGCAGCCGATACCTATGATATTGCTCTTTCGGCAGATGGTGTTGATATCTGTTCAAGAGAATTTGATGGAGACCCAATGGATCCACAGGCTCAGCAAAAACTAAATTTTGAAAACACCTTTGCTTTTCAGAATTTTCAGTTAGAAAAATCACCAATTCAATATGAGTTCTCAACGATAGATGCGACCAGAGATCACGGGGTTTTAAGCGAGAGAACAGATCTTTTTACATTGTTTGAATTTTCAGCAAAATGGGATGTTATACCAACCATGCTTTGTCAGAATCATACGCGTGTGGTAAAAGGGTTTATGGGACAAACAACAGCTTTTAGATCGAAATATTTGAAACCCGAAGTTCTGGTTTTAGGTGAAAATAAAGCAATTGGCGAAGCACGACTAATTCATGGTACGTATGGAAAAGGAATGTGGACTTTTTATGGTGGTCACGATCCGGAAGATTACCAGCATATTGTAGGAGAGCCACCAACTGAATTAAGCTTGTACCCAAACTCACCTGGGTATCGATTGATATTGAATAATGTATTATTTCCTGCAGCTAAGAAAAAGAAGCAAAAAACCTAAGATAATTAGATAACTACCTAATTACAGGAGTTATGCTTGAATCTTTCTTTTTCCTAGAAAATATATTGATATTAATAGTGCATAGACCAATAGCATGGCAGGTAAACTTCCTATGAACTTATACAACTTAACATAAATAATATAGAACAGCCCACCCCAGCTACTACCAATTTGTGCTTCGACAATGGTTTCATAGTTTGGAAAAATAATAAACAATACGAATGGTGCAATCAAGAAAAAACCGAAACTGAAATACTTAAATGATCTTGGTTTATTCATTTGACTTCATAATTAATATTAAGAATTAGCTAAGTCAACAAATTATCACATGATCTAACTGGATGTCTTTGTAAGTGTTTTAACCAGCTCAAATCTTTCTTCTTTTTTTATTTCAGCAAAACCACCTTCAGCATGATACAGATTATGTTTCCCATTTATTTTTAAATAGGATATCATACTCATGGATAAGCGTCCATCTTCACAAACAATAGCGGAAAATTCATCCTCCTCAATAGCGGAGTAGTCTGTTATAAAAAGTGATGGTTTAATATTTTCGGATTCTTGAATATGTCCTCTGTCAAATGCCGATTTTAGTCTAAGGTCATATACATATAGACCTGCATGTTTAACTTCAATAGCCAATTCATCAGCCATAATGGAAATAACAACATCAATGTTCTTTTTCGCTTCTATCCAGGCATCAATTCCACCATCCAGATAACCACGAATATTTTGATAACCTAATTTTTCAATTTCGAGAATAGCGTCTTCTTCCTGCCCACTTTCACCAACAATTATTATCGCTTCATCTTTAAAAAGAAACTTCTTTGCATGCTTGCTAAAACTGTCATCAAAAACCAAATTTAAGGATAGTGGGATATGCGAATAGGCAAAAAATTCAGGTTTTCTGATATCAATTATTCGATAATTGTTTTGTATTTGGCGTTCAAAATCAAGAACGCTTAATTGTAATTTTGACATTAATCTATATTTAAAATCTTCTTGATTTTCAATGAAACTTTTTTAGCCTTGAAGTCGCGTAAATAATAAGGTTCAAAGTAATTCAAATCTTCAAAGTCTTTGTTTTTGTATTTTTCGACAGCCAAAGGGATGAGGTTTCTTGCGTCTGGTAATACAGTCGATAATAGCATGCAATTATCATTATTATTAAAACTCTCAGCCCATTTCTCAACGCCATCACCTATAAAAATCATTTTTCTGTTTGACAGAAATTCTCTCATTTTTTCTGGCTCTAATTTGCCTACTTCAGGTTCAAGAACTGCTCGGTAA from Bacteroidota bacterium harbors:
- a CDS encoding 50S ribosomal protein L25 produces the protein MKQFELFGKIREKSTKGALNQLRAEGFVPGVLYGGKENVNVYFFINDIKKVLYTKEVFLLDLTIDDKKYTAIVKDTTYHPLSDEPTHIDLMEVTKDMVVKANYPMSFVGTPAGAREGGKVFKKLRIIRLKGKVADLPDNIEIDITSLELGDTLKVRDIDIPNVEMIDPASTPVVGVARARAAIVATVDSEEIEGEEGEEGAEGSEGSEATAEAKSE
- a CDS encoding ribose-phosphate pyrophosphokinase, translated to MPAKFNPIKIFSGTASKELANKIADSFGTELGDVSVLKFKDGEIQPSFNESIRGCDVFLIQSTFAPTDNLFELLLMIDAAKRASAHYINVVIPYYGYARQDRKDKPRVSIGAKLIADLIYTAGASRVIAMDLHAAQIQGFFPIPVVHLDSSVIFVPYIKHLNLDNLVIASPDIGGTKRAREFASKLNSEIVISDKHRKKANEVEEIRVIGNVEGKNVVIVDDIIDTGNTLIKAAEVMLKAGAKSVRAFATHPVFSANALERLEKSQMEEIVVCDTIPLARSSEKITVLSVASLFARGIHNVYEHESISSLFDMPDSFQKEIKF
- a CDS encoding asparagine synthetase B, whose translation is MCKQLIFIVVLLLALNTAKAAYIFIPMDEKQTDHLKAYGMTYWVISTGIPADWLLNYRGGSFVFPFTGIFEKECRLRAISYEVIADVQYQKIKNDIAHPEVNQEVVKLEKAPKIAVYSPKTNQPWDDAVTLVLTYAEIPYDVIYDDEMLQNKLHLYDWLHLHHEDFTGQSGKFWASHRHQPWYIEEQKENKEIAERWGYSKISQLKLAVAKKIQEYVIGGGYLFAMCAAADTYDIALSADGVDICSREFDGDPMDPQAQQKLNFENTFAFQNFQLEKSPIQYEFSTIDATRDHGVLSERTDLFTLFEFSAKWDVIPTMLCQNHTRVVKGFMGQTTAFRSKYLKPEVLVLGENKAIGEARLIHGTYGKGMWTFYGGHDPEDYQHIVGEPPTELSLYPNSPGYRLILNNVLFPAAKKKKQKT
- a CDS encoding rhodanese-like domain-containing protein, which codes for MSKLQLSVLDFERQIQNNYRIIDIRKPEFFAYSHIPLSLNLVFDDSFSKHAKKFLFKDEAIIIVGESGQEEDAILEIEKLGYQNIRGYLDGGIDAWIEAKKNIDVVISIMADELAIEVKHAGLYVYDLRLKSAFDRGHIQESENIKPSLFITDYSAIEEDEFSAIVCEDGRLSMSMISYLKINGKHNLYHAEGGFAEIKKEERFELVKTLTKTSS